The following are from one region of the Halosolutus amylolyticus genome:
- a CDS encoding cohesin domain-containing protein, with protein MSRTARALSIALVVVVVTSVATVGFAGMGGASDSATILEVEPETAQAPPGETIHVAIRLYNDGGYGGVGVERVAFGVEYDSDVLTIDSITRGPWLEQGNETEIVTEVDVDEAAGYAVVEQYRDPVAGGAAGNDRAATVTFTVAEDADGASSPVNVTDVETELTTDWPQTAFTHNGSVSVAADGDVVDASPPERTLDYEASTDDGGSDSIPGLGVVAPLVALAVLAGIAAFRRD; from the coding sequence GTGAGCCGTACGGCGCGCGCCCTGTCGATCGCCCTCGTCGTCGTCGTAGTCACAAGCGTCGCGACCGTCGGGTTCGCCGGGATGGGGGGCGCAAGCGACAGCGCGACGATCCTGGAGGTCGAACCGGAGACGGCCCAGGCGCCCCCGGGCGAGACGATCCACGTCGCGATCCGACTGTACAACGACGGCGGCTACGGAGGGGTCGGCGTCGAACGCGTCGCGTTCGGGGTCGAGTACGATAGCGACGTCCTGACGATCGACTCGATCACTCGCGGCCCCTGGCTCGAACAGGGCAACGAGACGGAGATCGTCACCGAGGTCGACGTCGACGAGGCGGCCGGCTACGCCGTCGTCGAGCAGTACCGCGACCCCGTCGCGGGCGGCGCGGCCGGCAACGATCGCGCGGCGACGGTCACGTTCACCGTCGCGGAGGACGCCGACGGTGCGAGTTCTCCGGTGAACGTGACGGACGTCGAAACCGAGTTGACCACCGACTGGCCCCAGACCGCGTTCACCCACAACGGGAGCGTCTCCGTCGCGGCCGACGGCGACGTCGTCGACGCCTCGCCGCCGGAGCGAACCCTCGATTACGAGGCATCGACCGACGACGGCGGCAGCGATTCGATCCCCGGCCTCGGCGTCGTCGCCCCCCTCGTGGCACTCGCCGTACTCGCCGGGATCGCGGCGTTCCGGCGGGACTGA
- a CDS encoding DUF7350 domain-containing protein, which yields MNRRRVLSTGAAIGVSTCLAGCFGGDEEESDAENDPGGERGEDADGGFATMARVEDPPDAVYLPSHRDGMIGLETVRAGDVAIAPMLSIPHSFWIWPGPERVDPPPNDAVHLMVSVRDPETGTVLPVDASAAIEVSKDGAVVSDKRPWTMLSQGMGYHLGDNYRIEGNGTYTATVSLGPIADVRLTGAFEGRFDERATATIEFELDDERRQELVDRSAYFDEDRWGDREAVSPMGDGHDGHAMPYSSLPPADDLPGTLLGEPTHDDGVYVTTLLPAGSRFVDGDERYLVVSPRTPYNDCVLPQQSLSMRLERDGETIEEADLTATLDDELGFHYGAPVAEPRAGDELVVSVDTPPQVARHQGYETAFRSTGDLSIELEEGVS from the coding sequence ATGAACCGTCGACGAGTGCTGTCCACCGGCGCGGCGATCGGCGTCTCCACCTGTCTGGCCGGGTGTTTCGGCGGCGACGAGGAGGAATCCGACGCGGAGAACGATCCCGGCGGCGAGCGCGGCGAGGACGCCGATGGCGGCTTCGCGACGATGGCCCGCGTCGAGGACCCGCCGGACGCGGTCTACCTGCCCTCCCACCGCGACGGGATGATCGGCCTGGAGACGGTGCGGGCCGGCGACGTCGCCATCGCGCCGATGTTGTCGATCCCCCACTCCTTCTGGATCTGGCCGGGGCCGGAACGGGTCGATCCCCCGCCGAACGACGCCGTCCACCTGATGGTGTCCGTTCGGGATCCCGAAACCGGGACGGTGCTCCCGGTCGACGCCAGCGCGGCGATCGAGGTCTCGAAAGACGGGGCAGTCGTCTCGGATAAGCGTCCGTGGACGATGCTCTCGCAGGGGATGGGGTACCACCTCGGCGACAACTATCGGATCGAGGGGAACGGGACGTACACGGCGACCGTCTCGCTCGGCCCGATCGCGGACGTCCGCCTGACCGGCGCGTTCGAGGGCCGGTTCGACGAGCGGGCGACGGCGACGATCGAGTTCGAACTCGACGACGAGCGACGGCAGGAACTCGTCGACCGGAGCGCGTACTTCGACGAGGATCGCTGGGGCGATCGGGAGGCCGTGTCGCCGATGGGAGACGGCCACGACGGCCACGCGATGCCGTACTCGTCCCTGCCGCCGGCCGACGACCTGCCGGGGACCCTCCTCGGCGAGCCGACCCACGACGACGGCGTCTACGTGACGACGCTGCTGCCCGCGGGCTCACGGTTCGTCGACGGCGACGAGCGCTACCTCGTCGTCTCACCCCGGACGCCGTACAATGACTGCGTTCTGCCCCAGCAGTCCCTCTCGATGCGACTCGAACGTGACGGGGAGACGATCGAGGAGGCAGACCTCACGGCGACCCTCGACGACGAACTGGGGTTTCACTACGGAGCCCCGGTCGCGGAGCCGCGGGCGGGGGACGAACTCGTCGTCTCGGTGGACACGCCGCCGCAGGTCGCCCGTCACCAGGGGTACGAAACCGCCTTCCGGTCGACGGGCGATCTGTCGATCGAACTCGAGGAGGGGGTGTCGTAA
- a CDS encoding HalOD1 output domain-containing protein yields the protein MRTSDRTAGQSDPPFTDDPDPSIRVIGAVADALGIDPIECPPLYEVTDPSALNELFRGKEDANGRVRFEYAGYVVLVNSDGSVTLLELDDSDEFEPDTDG from the coding sequence ATGAGGACGAGTGACAGGACAGCAGGTCAGAGCGACCCACCGTTCACGGACGATCCGGATCCGAGTATTCGAGTGATCGGAGCCGTCGCGGACGCGCTGGGCATCGATCCGATCGAGTGCCCGCCCCTCTACGAGGTCACCGATCCGTCGGCACTGAACGAACTGTTTCGGGGCAAAGAGGACGCGAACGGGAGGGTTCGCTTCGAGTACGCCGGATACGTGGTCCTGGTGAACAGTGACGGGAGCGTCACGCTCCTCGAACTGGACGATTCCGACGAGTTCGAGCCGGACACGGACGGGTGA
- a CDS encoding FAD synthase, with protein sequence MTRTVIAQGTFDILHPGHVHYLEEAAAMGDELIVIVARKANVDHKEAPICPATQRRDVVGALEAVDEAILGHEEDIFVPIEEIDPDVIALGHDQHHDADAIEAELDRRGIDCTVERASGREPGDEDELLSTRLIIDRILERRG encoded by the coding sequence ATGACGCGGACGGTGATCGCCCAGGGGACCTTCGACATTCTCCACCCCGGCCACGTCCACTACCTCGAAGAGGCCGCGGCGATGGGCGACGAACTGATCGTCATCGTCGCCCGGAAGGCGAACGTCGACCACAAGGAAGCGCCGATCTGCCCGGCGACACAGCGCCGGGACGTCGTCGGCGCGCTCGAAGCCGTCGACGAGGCCATCCTCGGCCACGAAGAGGACATCTTCGTCCCGATCGAGGAGATCGATCCCGACGTGATCGCGCTGGGGCACGACCAGCACCACGACGCCGACGCGATCGAGGCGGAACTCGATCGCCGCGGCATCGACTGTACCGTCGAGCGCGCGAGCGGCCGCGAACCGGGCGACGAGGACGAACTGCTGTCGACGCGGCTGATCATCGATCGGATTCTCGAGCGGCGCGGATGA
- a CDS encoding YncE family protein — MTGRLPRRRVLQATGGAIALAGCLGDEGDERDEGDDVRNDDATAEDGDPGTMGFDSVGPISHDYVQDGRYAYVTLGPGYGDAGVLVVDVETFEIETAFPDVPANYGAIAHPEEPKLYLNGGVADTAETEPAGEWWVYDTERHERLASGDSAGADAHGVAFTPDAEELWMVNRDTDDAIVIDTGTDEIVAEIDAVASSPDTVTIAPDGAYAYVTTRGPNPQSATHAIAGDEPGVAVVDVAEREPLGTVQPDAGNDASDFHGIGLVPGDGGDYEVWAIDQGTATLYVLEPAGEGDLAVVADRSLGDSEEDTPHTVAFDSEFRYAVIPNTSGATTRIVSVDDRETVSELDTGPGSHFAGVTPDDETIHVDVIGGERIVAIDADFETGTFEIEREFDLSGLSGDA, encoded by the coding sequence GTGACGGGACGACTCCCTCGACGGCGCGTTCTGCAGGCCACGGGCGGAGCGATCGCGCTCGCTGGCTGTCTGGGTGACGAGGGTGACGAGCGCGACGAGGGCGACGACGTCCGCAACGACGACGCGACCGCCGAGGACGGTGACCCGGGCACGATGGGGTTCGACAGCGTCGGCCCGATCAGTCACGACTACGTGCAGGACGGTCGGTACGCCTACGTGACGCTCGGTCCCGGCTACGGCGACGCCGGCGTGCTGGTGGTCGACGTCGAAACGTTCGAGATCGAGACCGCGTTCCCGGACGTCCCCGCGAACTACGGGGCGATCGCCCACCCCGAGGAGCCCAAACTGTACCTCAACGGCGGCGTCGCCGATACCGCCGAAACCGAACCCGCGGGCGAGTGGTGGGTGTACGACACGGAGCGCCACGAACGGCTCGCGAGCGGTGACAGCGCCGGCGCGGACGCCCACGGCGTCGCGTTCACGCCGGACGCCGAGGAACTGTGGATGGTCAACCGCGACACCGACGACGCGATCGTGATCGACACCGGGACCGACGAGATCGTCGCGGAGATCGACGCCGTCGCTTCCTCGCCCGACACCGTGACGATCGCGCCGGACGGAGCGTACGCGTACGTGACGACTCGCGGCCCGAATCCGCAATCGGCGACCCACGCCATCGCGGGCGACGAACCCGGCGTCGCGGTCGTCGACGTCGCGGAACGCGAGCCTCTCGGGACGGTCCAGCCGGACGCGGGCAACGACGCCAGCGACTTCCACGGGATCGGTCTCGTCCCCGGCGACGGCGGCGACTACGAGGTGTGGGCGATCGACCAGGGCACGGCGACCCTCTACGTCCTCGAGCCGGCGGGCGAGGGCGATCTCGCGGTCGTGGCCGACCGCTCGCTCGGCGACAGCGAGGAGGATACCCCGCACACGGTCGCGTTCGACTCCGAGTTCCGATACGCCGTGATTCCGAACACCAGCGGCGCCACGACCCGAATCGTATCCGTCGACGATCGCGAGACCGTCTCGGAACTCGATACCGGACCCGGCTCGCACTTCGCCGGCGTCACCCCGGACGACGAGACGATCCACGTCGACGTGATCGGCGGCGAGAGGATCGTCGCGATCGACGCCGACTTCGAGACCGGAACGTTCGAGATCGAGAGAGAGTTCGACCTCTCCGGACTCTCCGGCGACGCGTGA
- the ilvD gene encoding dihydroxy-acid dehydratase — translation MSQRPTDRSPAEGKPEELPSNEVTEGVERAPHRAMFRAMGYDDDDLSSPMIGVANPAADITPCNVHLDDVAGSAYDGIDEAGGMPIEFGTITISDAISMGTEGMKASLISREVIADSVELVAFGERMDGLVTIGGCDKNMPGMMMAAIRTDLPSVFLYGGSIMPGEHGGREITIQNVFEGVGAVADGEMSEDELDEMERNACPGAGSCGGMFTANTMASISETIGFAPLGSSSPPAEDEDRYEVARESGELAVQAVQDQRSPSDFLSRKSFENAISLQVAVGGSTNAVLHLLAMAAEAGVDLDIQDFNEISRSTPKIADLQPGGERVMNDLHEVGGVPVVLRELLEADLLHGDALTVTGETMAEAIERVDPPRIDDLDADFLETVDDPIHERGAIRILTGNLAPEGAVIKITGEDHLHHEGPVRVFEEEEKAMEYVQEGHVESGDVIAIRNEGPQGGPGMREMLGVTSAVAGQGHAEDVALFTDGRFSGATRGFSIGHVAPEAAVGGPIAALRDGDTVTIDIDALELSVDLSEAEIERRIEERDDPEPAYTSGVLAKYGQTFDSAANGAVTNPGAKQD, via the coding sequence ATGAGCCAACGGCCCACGGATCGATCGCCCGCGGAGGGCAAACCCGAGGAACTGCCGAGCAACGAGGTCACGGAAGGGGTCGAACGAGCACCCCACCGTGCTATGTTCCGCGCGATGGGGTACGACGACGATGACCTGTCCTCGCCGATGATCGGCGTCGCCAACCCCGCCGCCGACATCACGCCCTGTAACGTTCACCTGGACGACGTGGCGGGGTCCGCCTACGACGGCATCGACGAGGCCGGCGGGATGCCGATCGAGTTCGGCACCATCACTATCTCCGACGCCATCTCGATGGGGACCGAGGGGATGAAAGCCTCGCTGATCTCGCGGGAGGTCATCGCCGACTCCGTGGAACTCGTCGCGTTCGGCGAGCGCATGGACGGACTGGTGACGATCGGCGGCTGCGACAAGAACATGCCCGGGATGATGATGGCCGCGATCCGGACTGACCTGCCGAGCGTCTTCCTCTACGGCGGGTCGATCATGCCCGGCGAGCACGGGGGCCGCGAGATCACCATCCAGAACGTCTTCGAGGGCGTCGGTGCGGTCGCCGACGGCGAGATGTCCGAGGACGAACTCGACGAGATGGAGCGCAACGCCTGCCCGGGTGCCGGCTCCTGCGGCGGCATGTTCACCGCCAACACGATGGCCTCGATCTCAGAGACGATCGGGTTCGCGCCGCTCGGCTCCTCGTCCCCGCCCGCGGAGGATGAGGACCGGTACGAGGTCGCCCGCGAGAGCGGCGAACTCGCCGTCCAGGCCGTCCAGGACCAGCGCAGTCCCTCGGATTTCCTCTCGCGGAAGTCCTTCGAGAACGCCATCTCCCTGCAGGTCGCGGTCGGCGGGTCGACCAACGCCGTCCTCCACCTGCTGGCGATGGCCGCCGAGGCCGGCGTCGACCTCGACATCCAGGACTTCAACGAGATCAGTCGATCCACGCCGAAGATCGCCGACCTCCAGCCCGGTGGCGAGCGCGTGATGAACGACCTCCACGAGGTCGGCGGCGTCCCGGTCGTCCTGCGCGAACTCCTCGAGGCCGACCTCCTGCACGGCGACGCACTCACCGTCACCGGCGAGACGATGGCCGAGGCGATCGAGCGCGTCGACCCGCCGCGGATCGACGACCTCGACGCGGACTTCCTCGAGACCGTCGACGACCCGATCCACGAGCGGGGTGCCATCCGCATCCTGACGGGCAACCTCGCGCCCGAGGGCGCGGTCATCAAGATCACCGGCGAAGACCACCTCCATCACGAGGGCCCCGTCCGGGTCTTCGAGGAGGAGGAGAAGGCCATGGAGTACGTCCAGGAGGGGCACGTCGAATCCGGCGACGTCATCGCCATCCGTAACGAGGGGCCACAGGGCGGGCCCGGCATGCGGGAGATGCTCGGCGTCACGAGCGCCGTCGCGGGGCAGGGCCACGCCGAGGACGTCGCACTGTTCACCGACGGTCGGTTCTCCGGCGCCACGCGCGGGTTCTCGATCGGCCACGTCGCACCGGAAGCCGCCGTCGGCGGCCCGATCGCCGCGCTCCGGGACGGCGATACCGTCACGATCGACATCGACGCGCTCGAACTCTCAGTCGACCTCTCCGAGGCGGAGATCGAGCGCCGCATCGAGGAGCGCGACGATCCCGAACCCGCCTACACGAGCGGCGTGCTGGCGAAGTACGGGCAGACGTTCGACTCCGCGGCCAACGGTGCCGTGACGAACCCCGGCGCGAAGCAAGACTGA
- a CDS encoding Mov34/MPN/PAD-1 family protein, whose protein sequence is MGLLDALFRSNEILGIAEETLEFALESSEATHPDEYMGFLRGTEADRLGLDRDGLVITDILVVPGTESNSVSATVKTSQIPNDVKALGSIHSHPNGVIRPSSADLETFGRGSVHVIIGAPYRRTNWKAFDSQGQPTTLNVLDVDLPDTEEFFDFTQADIDEELRG, encoded by the coding sequence ATGGGGCTGCTCGACGCGCTGTTTCGCTCGAACGAGATCCTCGGCATCGCCGAGGAAACCCTCGAGTTCGCCCTCGAGTCCTCGGAGGCCACCCATCCCGACGAGTACATGGGGTTTCTCCGGGGAACCGAGGCAGACAGACTGGGACTCGATCGGGACGGCCTCGTCATCACGGATATTCTCGTGGTGCCGGGGACCGAGTCGAACAGCGTGAGCGCGACCGTCAAGACGAGCCAGATTCCGAACGACGTGAAGGCGCTCGGGAGCATTCACTCGCACCCGAACGGGGTCATCCGACCGAGCAGCGCGGACCTCGAGACGTTCGGCCGGGGAAGCGTCCACGTCATCATCGGCGCGCCCTACCGCCGAACCAACTGGAAAGCCTTCGATTCACAGGGTCAGCCGACGACCCTGAACGTCCTCGACGTCGACCTCCCGGACACCGAGGAGTTCTTCGATTTCACACAGGCGGACATCGACGAGGAACTGCGAGGATGA
- a CDS encoding YMGG-like glycine zipper-containing protein, with protein sequence MFERVTHALNRARYAATGAAIGAFVGGLISRNGASTGAAIGALVGATVGEKRGDVDAAIERVGDLNGGLRSGSESDVRD encoded by the coding sequence ATGTTCGAACGTGTAACACACGCGCTGAACCGCGCCCGCTACGCGGCGACCGGTGCTGCGATCGGGGCCTTCGTCGGTGGATTGATCAGTCGAAACGGCGCCAGCACGGGTGCGGCGATCGGCGCGCTGGTCGGCGCGACGGTCGGCGAGAAGCGAGGAGACGTCGACGCGGCCATCGAGCGAGTCGGTGACCTGAACGGCGGCCTGCGGTCCGGATCGGAGTCGGACGTCCGGGACTGA
- a CDS encoding DHH family phosphoesterase, with protein MTPTPAGNAGADDGDSVVYDLAAECTAEDVEGDTPYLAEINGIVDYGVFVDLSESVSGLVHESVLEGTFAVGDELVVELESVRDNGDMAFQPADVEEYTLQSVAHDYSLTGTDRLEANVGEQIHLEGEVVQVKQTGGPTIFHVADEYGVVPCAAFEEAGVRAYPKVEVGDIVRVTGTPEHRENSLQVEVDGLSKLDGEDAEEARERLETALESRAEPHDVEPLIDWPAFEKLRPNLREVAKLLRRTVLEGRPIRVRHHADGDGMCAAVPVQIALQRFIADVHEDDDAPRHLIKRLPAKAPFYEMEDATRDLNFALEDREKHGQQLPLLLMLDNGSTAEDVPAYETLAHYDIPIAVVDHHHPDPDAVGDLLDAHVNPYLHDEDYRITTGMLCVELARMIYPDLTDELRHVPAVAGLADRSKADAMDDYLDLAAEEGFDEERLKDVSEALDYAAFWLRYNSGDQLIEDLLHVDNGDEERHRELVSFFADRARAEVDDQLDAAMAHLEHEDLDNGAHLYRIDVENFAHRFTYPAPGKTTGEIHDRKIEETGDPVITVGYGPDFAVLRSDGVRLDIPQMVSELEEEVPGGGVSGGGHLVVGSIKFVKGKREEVIEALVEKMEDAEIDEELSSAAPIDD; from the coding sequence ATGACACCCACGCCCGCCGGGAATGCCGGCGCAGACGACGGGGATTCCGTCGTTTACGATCTCGCGGCAGAGTGTACCGCAGAGGACGTCGAAGGGGACACACCCTATCTCGCCGAAATCAACGGTATCGTCGACTACGGCGTCTTCGTCGATCTCTCCGAATCCGTCTCCGGACTCGTCCACGAGTCCGTTCTCGAGGGCACCTTCGCCGTCGGCGACGAACTCGTCGTCGAACTCGAGAGCGTTCGCGACAACGGCGACATGGCGTTCCAGCCGGCCGACGTCGAGGAGTACACGCTCCAGAGCGTCGCCCACGACTACTCCCTGACCGGGACCGATCGGCTCGAGGCCAACGTCGGCGAGCAGATCCACCTCGAAGGAGAGGTCGTCCAGGTCAAACAGACCGGCGGCCCGACGATCTTCCACGTCGCCGACGAGTACGGCGTCGTCCCCTGTGCCGCGTTCGAGGAAGCGGGCGTCCGTGCCTACCCGAAAGTCGAGGTCGGTGACATCGTCCGCGTCACCGGCACCCCGGAACACCGCGAGAACTCCCTGCAGGTCGAGGTCGACGGCCTCTCGAAACTCGACGGCGAGGACGCCGAGGAGGCCCGCGAACGGCTAGAGACGGCCCTCGAGTCCCGCGCCGAGCCTCACGACGTCGAACCACTGATCGACTGGCCGGCGTTCGAAAAGCTTCGACCCAACCTCCGCGAGGTCGCGAAACTGCTCCGGCGCACGGTGCTCGAGGGCCGCCCGATCCGCGTGCGCCACCACGCCGACGGCGACGGCATGTGTGCCGCCGTCCCGGTCCAGATCGCCCTCCAGCGGTTCATCGCCGACGTCCACGAGGACGACGACGCGCCACGACACCTCATCAAGCGCCTGCCCGCGAAGGCGCCGTTCTACGAGATGGAGGACGCGACGCGGGACCTCAACTTCGCGCTCGAGGACCGCGAGAAGCACGGCCAGCAGCTTCCCCTCCTGCTCATGCTCGACAACGGCTCGACCGCCGAGGACGTCCCGGCTTACGAGACGCTGGCTCACTACGACATCCCGATCGCCGTCGTCGACCACCACCATCCCGACCCCGATGCGGTCGGCGACCTGCTCGACGCCCACGTCAACCCGTACCTCCACGACGAGGACTACCGGATCACGACGGGGATGCTCTGTGTCGAACTCGCGCGGATGATCTACCCCGACCTGACCGACGAACTCCGCCACGTCCCCGCCGTCGCCGGCCTCGCGGACCGGTCGAAGGCCGACGCGATGGACGACTACCTCGACCTCGCCGCCGAGGAGGGATTCGACGAGGAGCGACTGAAGGACGTCAGTGAGGCGCTCGACTACGCCGCGTTCTGGCTGCGATACAACTCCGGCGACCAGTTGATCGAGGACCTGCTCCACGTCGACAACGGCGACGAGGAACGCCACCGGGAACTCGTCTCCTTCTTCGCCGATCGCGCCCGCGCGGAAGTCGACGACCAGCTAGACGCCGCGATGGCCCACCTCGAACACGAGGATCTCGACAACGGCGCGCACCTCTACCGGATCGACGTCGAGAACTTCGCCCACCGCTTTACCTATCCCGCGCCGGGCAAGACCACCGGCGAGATCCACGATCGCAAGATCGAGGAGACCGGCGACCCGGTGATCACGGTCGGCTACGGGCCGGACTTCGCCGTCCTGCGCAGTGACGGCGTCCGACTCGACATCCCGCAGATGGTCTCGGAACTCGAGGAGGAGGTTCCGGGCGGAGGCGTCTCCGGCGGCGGCCACCTCGTCGTCGGTTCGATCAAGTTCGTCAAGGGCAAGCGCGAGGAGGTCATCGAGGCGCTGGTCGAGAAGATGGAGGACGCCGAGATCGACGAAGAACTCTCGAGTGCGGCCCCGATCGACGACTGA
- a CDS encoding response regulator, translated as MTPTDRRDSIEPATVVLVSESPDMRQRTREGLADGCPIDLHVVAADEALAFLDRRDPFADAPLASLVLLDVRGRVDEIGFLEATADEPSLGRIPVLVLGESPADRPSSDADPEGTGLDVGQYYDRYANAYVPVPPDRDAFADVMDRIARFWVSTARLPNRNDRRR; from the coding sequence ATGACACCGACCGATCGACGCGACAGTATCGAACCCGCGACCGTCGTCCTCGTCTCGGAGTCGCCGGACATGCGTCAGCGGACGCGGGAGGGGCTCGCGGACGGGTGTCCGATCGACCTCCACGTCGTCGCCGCCGACGAAGCTCTCGCGTTTCTCGATCGGCGCGACCCGTTCGCCGACGCCCCGCTCGCGAGTCTCGTTCTGCTCGACGTCAGGGGACGCGTGGACGAGATCGGATTTCTCGAGGCGACCGCCGATGAGCCGTCCCTCGGGCGGATTCCCGTCCTCGTCCTCGGCGAGTCGCCAGCGGATCGGCCGTCGTCGGACGCGGATCCGGAGGGGACGGGACTCGACGTGGGCCAGTACTACGATCGTTACGCGAACGCGTACGTCCCGGTCCCGCCGGATCGCGACGCGTTCGCGGACGTGATGGATCGAATCGCGAGGTTCTGGGTGTCGACGGCGCGGCTCCCGAACCGGAACGATCGTCGCCGCTAG
- a CDS encoding MaoC/PaaZ C-terminal domain-containing protein, with the protein MPISSPPAEGDEYIYERTFDREDVGDFGELSGDQQAIHTEPDEEGRLIVQGLLTATLPTKIGGDMSYIARSMEFEFRRPVRTGETITCRMVVDRVTETDRHYELKCSAVCTNEDDEDVLYGTFDGIVRKDGEGA; encoded by the coding sequence ATGCCCATCTCATCCCCGCCTGCGGAAGGTGACGAGTACATCTACGAGCGGACGTTCGATCGCGAGGACGTCGGCGACTTCGGCGAACTCTCCGGCGATCAACAGGCCATTCATACGGAACCGGACGAGGAGGGCCGGCTGATCGTCCAGGGGTTGCTCACGGCCACGTTACCGACCAAGATCGGCGGCGACATGAGCTACATCGCCCGCAGCATGGAGTTCGAGTTTCGAAGGCCGGTCCGAACGGGCGAGACGATCACCTGTCGAATGGTGGTCGATCGGGTCACCGAGACCGATCGCCACTACGAACTCAAGTGCTCCGCCGTCTGCACCAACGAGGACGACGAGGACGTGCTGTACGGCACGTTCGACGGGATCGTCCGGAAGGACGGCGAGGGGGCCTGA
- a CDS encoding A/G-specific adenine glycosylase: protein MSDVESAEDADAGEDDPEWSLPDDLAAARKALIEWYEADHRAFPWRETDDPYEILVSEVMSQQTQLDRVVDAWEAFLDRWPTTADLAAADRADVVGFWTDHSLGYNNRAKYLHEAATQVETEYDGAFPTDPDGLQDLMGVGPYTANAVASFAFNAGDAVVDTNVKRVAYRAFDVPDDDAAFETAANDLMPAGESRVWNNAIMELGGVACTQTPRCDEVGCPWREWCHAYQSGDFTAPDVPTQPSFEGSRRQFRGRVIGTLREYDELAIDALGHRIRVDYAPDGEYGREWLLGLLEDLADDGLVDVDRSGDEPIARLQR from the coding sequence ATGAGCGACGTCGAGTCAGCGGAAGACGCCGACGCCGGCGAGGACGACCCGGAGTGGTCGCTTCCCGACGACCTCGCCGCGGCCCGGAAGGCGCTGATCGAGTGGTACGAGGCCGACCATCGCGCGTTCCCGTGGCGCGAGACCGACGACCCCTACGAGATCCTCGTCAGCGAGGTGATGAGCCAGCAGACCCAGCTCGATCGGGTCGTCGACGCCTGGGAGGCGTTCCTCGATCGATGGCCGACGACCGCGGACCTGGCGGCGGCCGATCGGGCCGACGTCGTCGGCTTCTGGACGGATCACAGCCTCGGCTACAACAACCGGGCGAAGTACCTCCACGAGGCCGCTACCCAGGTGGAAACGGAGTACGACGGCGCGTTTCCGACCGATCCCGACGGACTGCAGGACCTGATGGGTGTCGGTCCCTACACCGCGAACGCGGTGGCGAGTTTCGCGTTCAACGCCGGCGACGCGGTCGTCGACACGAACGTCAAGCGGGTCGCGTACCGGGCCTTCGACGTGCCGGACGACGACGCGGCCTTCGAGACGGCCGCGAACGACCTCATGCCCGCGGGCGAGTCGCGCGTCTGGAACAACGCGATCATGGAACTCGGTGGCGTGGCCTGCACGCAGACGCCGCGTTGCGACGAGGTCGGCTGTCCGTGGCGCGAGTGGTGTCACGCCTACCAGAGCGGCGACTTCACCGCCCCCGACGTCCCCACCCAGCCCAGCTTCGAAGGGAGCCGTCGCCAGTTCCGCGGCCGCGTGATCGGCACCCTGCGGGAGTACGACGAACTCGCAATCGACGCGCTCGGCCACCGCATCCGGGTCGACTACGCCCCCGACGGCGAGTACGGTCGGGAGTGGCTCCTCGGCCTGCTCGAGGACCTCGCGGACGACGGACTGGTCGACGTCGATCGGTCGGGCGACGAGCCGATCGCCCGACTCCAGCGCTAA